The DNA sequence CGAACAGGTAGGACACGTTGTCGCCCACGTCCTTGAGCCGACCCTGGTGGGTGATCCGGCGAGACGCCTTCAGCACGAAGCGGAAGTCCTCGCCCACCCGGCTCGCCCAGCCCTCCAGCATCTCGGGCTTGGGCATCCGGTAGAACGTGTTGTTGATCTCGACCGTCTCGAAGTGCTCTGCGTAGTAGGCGAGGAACTGCTTCTGAGGCAGCTTCTCCGGGTAGAACGAGCCCTTCCACTCCTTGTAGGAGAAGCCGCTGGTGCCGACGCGGACGATCAACGCCGAAGCTGGTAGGCGAGCTTCAGGAAGAAGCCGTCGTCGGCACGCTCCAGCCCGGAGAAGCCGAACCCCTCCGGCGTCTGCAGCGAGCTGCCGTAGCCCAGGAACGCGACCGTGCCGGGCGTTGGCTCGAAGGACGCCAGCAGGTCCAAGCGCAGCCCGTTCAGGTCGAACCCGTCGATGGCTTCGCCGTCCAGGAAGAGCGGCTCGCCGGTGGCGGTGCTGATCAGCGGGCTACGCCGTTCCGAGCGATATTCGGCGATCGTACGGAAGAAGAGCGCTCGCGTGGGCTGGTACTCGAACTGCACGCGCGGGATGAGGGAGCGGCTGAACTCGCTACCATCCAACTCGCGCACGATGCGCCGCAGCGTCGTGCGCAGCTCCAGCCGGAAGGCGTCCGATGGCCTGAGCGTGGCGACCGCGCTGGCGGTTGTGCTGGTCCCCTCGGACCCCTCGGCGAAGATCGCGGTCGTGCCGCGCCCGAAGAAAACCGAACCGTTGCCGAACTGGAAGGTGGGTGTGCGCACCTGCAGGCTCCCGCTGAACCCGTCCACCTCGTCACGCGGAGAATACGTGATCGGCTGGTTCGACGGACCCAGCGTCTGGAAGCCGTCGAAAGCGCTGTCCTGGAACTTGAAGAAGTTGCGCGCTGCGTTGCCCTCGACCTCCCACCCGCCGCGTAGCCGCAGAATGCCCGTGATCGACTCGCCGCCCTCCAGCGCCGACTCGTTGCCGAAGTCGTCGTAGAGCCACAGCCGGGTGGGTCCGAAGAACGCCGTGAACGTCTCGATGGCGGCGCCGCGCTCACCGTAGATCGTAAAGCGGTTGAAAGCGTGCGCGCTGACGTTGTTGTTGCGCGGCACGAACCCGGACGCGGCGTCGAATCGCTCTCCCAGTCCGTTGAGCTGATAGTTGAAGCCCCAATTCCTCCCGGTCCGGTCGAACTCCACTTTCCAGACGGGGTCGGTCTCAGTCCCCTGGGTGCGCCTGACGCCGTCCTCTCCCGTTACGAAGCGGGGCCGGATGGAGGTGCCCGCCTGTACCTCGAGGTAGTACATGGTGCCGAAGACGTAGCGCACGTCGCCGGCGACGACGCGGCTGTAGTCGGGGCTGTCGATCACGCTGCGGTCGGTGACCGTGATGCCGGCGATCGAACTTTCCCCGAAGTCTCCTCGCAGTCGCGCAATGTTGAAGAGCGCGTCCGTGCCGTCGGGAGTCTCATCGTAGGCGGTCAGGTAGGCGAAGCCGACCCGACCCACCTTGCCCGTCAGCTTGCCTCCGCCGAGCGGGTTCAGGATGCGGCGCGTGTAGATGAGCTGGTTGGGCGTACTGAACAGCTCGATGCCTTCGAGGAAAAACGGGCGCTTCTCCGGGAAGAACAGGTCGAAGCGCTCGTTCACTGTGACCTGGCCAACGTCGGTCTCGACCTGGCTGAAGTCCGGGTTGACGGTGGCGTCCAGCGTCGCGCTGGTGAAGCCGAGCCTGAAGTTGGCGCCGGCGTCCGAATCCAGATCGTCCCGGTCAAAGCCTCCCGTCTCCGTGCGCCGGCCCTGTATCGCCCCGGTGACGAAGGGCTGCACCTCCACTACCACGCCCCGTTCCAGGTCTCGCAACCCGGACATGGACCCCGCTTGCAGAAGGAAGCTGGCGTTGGCGCGGCGCACGTCGGTCCACGTGTCCCGGTAGCCGGTGCGCTGCACCTGCCGCAGGATGTTGAGTCCCCAGGTCTGCTCGCCGTCGGTGGAGAAGCGCAGGCTCTTGAAGGGGACGCGCACCTCGACTACGTACCCCTCCTCGGTCAGCCTGCCCGCCGACTCGAATATGAAGTCGGGGTTGGTGTCCACCGACCCGCCGAAGATGTTGCCCGCCGACACCGCGCCCTCCGTTCGCACCCCGTCCTCCTGGACCCCCAGTGGGTTCACGGCGAACAGATAGGCGCGGCGCTTGTCGTTGAACGTGTCCAGGAAGATCTGGATGTGGTCGTCGCTGCCGATCGCGTCCCGGTCTGCGTTGGTCGCGCGGACGCTTTCCGGCTTGCTGTCGTAGGCGCGCACGCCGAAGACGATGGCGTCGGGGGCGTACCACACGAGCACTTCGGTGCGCTCCTCGGCCGGTCTGCCGTCGATGGGCTCGTACTGGTGGAAGCCATCCAGGACGGCCGCCTCGGCCCACACCCGCTCGTCCAGGTGACCGTCCACCAGGACATCCGCTTCGATCCGCGGAATCACGAAGGAGCGGGGTTGGGGACCGTCCGAAGTCTGCCCGGCCAGGGGCAGGGCGGTCGGCAGCGCGGCGGCTACCGACAAGGCCACGAGGGCGCCCGTCCAGCGGGCGTGGACGCGGGCTCCGAAGCGGGCCCGCTCGTTTATCGAAAGGCGCATCGCCGACATGATCATGACCGATGAATGTTCGTTACCATCCAACACGCACGCGTTTGCTTTGCCCGCCAAACGGGATTCGGCCAACGGTCAGCCGGGGCAGCCGAATGGTCCGACCGGCCCGCGGGGCGATCCGATGAACTCTATCACCGCCTACCCAATTGGTGAACCCGTACCCTCGGCCGGTGCAGGGCGGGCCGCCCCCAGCGCCAGCGCCGCGGCCAACCCGAACGCGACCCCGACCCACGCGTCGGTGGCGTAGTGGAAGCCGCCGTACACCGCTCCGAAGCCCAGCAGCACGGTGAGCAGCGCCGTGACGACGCCCATCCGGGGAGCGTACCTGAGGAGCGTGACGGAAATGGCGGTGGCCACACCCACGTGGGAGGACGGGAACGCGGTGCCGCGGCTCGACGTGTTGCCCAGCAGCCAGTGCGTGGCTCTGTACACGGGCCCCGACTCGATGCCCCCCGTCGGCGCGGCGAAGACGTACCGGGGTCCCTGCACCGGCAGGAAGATGAAGAAGAGGTAGTGCGCCACGAACGTGACCATCACAGCAAGCACGAGCTCTCGAAACGCCCCCCGCCGGCCAGCCGCGTACAGCGCGATGGGGGGTACGTAGATGATCGGGTAGTACGCCAGATACGAAAGATGGAGGCTCTCGGACAGGAAAAGGTTGGGCCAGCGGGCGGCGAGGTCGCGGCTGGGCTGGCCCCCGAACAGAGCCGTATCCCACGACTGCACCAGGTCGTCGAAGTAGCGGCCCTCGTGGACCGCCACGTTCAGGATCGACAGGTCGAAGTAGAACGCGGGCACGAGCAGCAGCGGATACCAGTCGGCCACGAAGCGCGCGGCGCGCGGGGCGCGCCGCGCCGCCGCCGCGCGCCAGCCGCGCACCGGGCCGGGAGCGAGCAGGAGCAGGGCGCCCGCGACGTGTACCGCCAGCCACAGAGGCCACGCCTCCGGTCTGCCCGGGAACAGCAGCGCCCCCGAGCCGACGATCAGGTACCCTCCGAGGAGGGCATCGACCGCGGGCACGCCGCCGCGCGGCCGGGCCTCCGTCGCGTCGCCCCTCAGGAGGGAGGCGTCCAGACGGCCGCCTCGTCCAACGCCGGTGGCGGGAACAGGCCGGGGTGCAGGAGGGCCGCGAGAATCTCTATGCCGCGCACGACGCGCGGGCCCGAGCGGTTGAAGTACGAGGAGGCGTCCACGACCCACGCGCGCCTCTCGGCGATCGCGCGCGGCGCGACCGACAGGAGCTCCTCCGCGTGGCGGTCGGCGTCGGCGCGCGAGGCGGCCAGATCGTACCCGCAAGGCATGATCAGCAGGGCGTCGGGATCCAGCCCGCGCAGCGAGTCCCAGGTGACGTCCACCGACCGGGCTCCCGCCTCGCCGGCCAGGCTGCGCGCGCCCGCGGCCGCGATCACCTCGGGCACCCAGTGCCCGGGCACGAACGGCGGGTCGAGCCACTCGATACCGAGCAGTCGCGGCCGGGGCCTGCCGCTCACCGCCGTGGCCACGGCGTCGACGCGCCCCTGCAGCCCCGCGCGCAGGGCGCGCGCCCGATCCTCGGTGCCGGTCGCTTCACCGACGGCCACCACCGTATCGAGGATCTCGGCCAGCTTGTGCGCGTCCAGGCTGAGCACGTCCGCGCCCAGGCCGCTCTCGGACACAAGCTCGAGCACCCCGGGAGTGGGCACCGCGCACACCTCGCACACCGCCTGGGAGAGGATCACGTCCGGGTCGAGCCCGGCGAGTCGCTCCGCGTCCAACTCGTACACGGCGCCGAATTCGGCCATCGTCGCGCGCACCGCGCGGTCGATCTGCCCGCTGTCCAGGCCGGTCGGGTCGAAGCGCGGCCGACTGACTCGCGGTCGGTCCAGC is a window from the Gemmatimonadota bacterium genome containing:
- a CDS encoding DUF5916 domain-containing protein, whose protein sequence is MIMSAMRLSINERARFGARVHARWTGALVALSVAAALPTALPLAGQTSDGPQPRSFVIPRIEADVLVDGHLDERVWAEAAVLDGFHQYEPIDGRPAEERTEVLVWYAPDAIVFGVRAYDSKPESVRATNADRDAIGSDDHIQIFLDTFNDKRRAYLFAVNPLGVQEDGVRTEGAVSAGNIFGGSVDTNPDFIFESAGRLTEEGYVVEVRVPFKSLRFSTDGEQTWGLNILRQVQRTGYRDTWTDVRRANASFLLQAGSMSGLRDLERGVVVEVQPFVTGAIQGRRTETGGFDRDDLDSDAGANFRLGFTSATLDATVNPDFSQVETDVGQVTVNERFDLFFPEKRPFFLEGIELFSTPNQLIYTRRILNPLGGGKLTGKVGRVGFAYLTAYDETPDGTDALFNIARLRGDFGESSIAGITVTDRSVIDSPDYSRVVAGDVRYVFGTMYYLEVQAGTSIRPRFVTGEDGVRRTQGTETDPVWKVEFDRTGRNWGFNYQLNGLGERFDAASGFVPRNNNVSAHAFNRFTIYGERGAAIETFTAFFGPTRLWLYDDFGNESALEGGESITGILRLRGGWEVEGNAARNFFKFQDSAFDGFQTLGPSNQPITYSPRDEVDGFSGSLQVRTPTFQFGNGSVFFGRGTTAIFAEGSEGTSTTASAVATLRPSDAFRLELRTTLRRIVRELDGSEFSRSLIPRVQFEYQPTRALFFRTIAEYRSERRSPLISTATGEPLFLDGEAIDGFDLNGLRLDLLASFEPTPGTVAFLGYGSSLQTPEGFGFSGLERADDGFFLKLAYQLRR
- a CDS encoding phosphatase PAP2 family protein is translated as MPAVDALLGGYLIVGSGALLFPGRPEAWPLWLAVHVAGALLLLAPGPVRGWRAAAARRAPRAARFVADWYPLLLVPAFYFDLSILNVAVHEGRYFDDLVQSWDTALFGGQPSRDLAARWPNLFLSESLHLSYLAYYPIIYVPPIALYAAGRRGAFRELVLAVMVTFVAHYLFFIFLPVQGPRYVFAAPTGGIESGPVYRATHWLLGNTSSRGTAFPSSHVGVATAISVTLLRYAPRMGVVTALLTVLLGFGAVYGGFHYATDAWVGVAFGLAAALALGAARPAPAEGTGSPIG
- a CDS encoding cobalamin-binding protein, whose translation is MRIVSLLASATEIVTELGLADQLVGISHECDFPAAVLDRPRVSRPRFDPTGLDSGQIDRAVRATMAEFGAVYELDAERLAGLDPDVILSQAVCEVCAVPTPGVLELVSESGLGADVLSLDAHKLAEILDTVVAVGEATGTEDRARALRAGLQGRVDAVATAVSGRPRPRLLGIEWLDPPFVPGHWVPEVIAAAGARSLAGEAGARSVDVTWDSLRGLDPDALLIMPCGYDLAASRADADRHAEELLSVAPRAIAERRAWVVDASSYFNRSGPRVVRGIEILAALLHPGLFPPPALDEAAVWTPPS